The following proteins are co-located in the Solea senegalensis isolate Sse05_10M linkage group LG12, IFAPA_SoseM_1, whole genome shotgun sequence genome:
- the LOC122778856 gene encoding centrosome and spindle pole-associated protein 1-like isoform X2: MEMDDELENFIRERKARVAEDKARLEQDPPYMEMKAKPHRSYESTVKENIPPNSFAQGKEESCSMGLPLGVEYERKKQRLQHELRMDYRRYMAQQHLLEDQTGFLPKQRVSSRRNAATLTEENKGLQRALRLVKGKALCPEEEDEQPPLARRYRNRPRRPVDQESEEDEYSEELELMEDRRMGTDPGYERRRNNKTDGREKRENPAGLARDGRRFKALTKSDDTEFATGLIIGADDTDETLRRRKERYRQELQEQIAEQHRNKKREKDLELKVAATGANDPEKQPDRIRQFGLSRRRNLQVLQPSATGDGESSPRGLSNRERIALRERELPPPEQPHVAFQSPLLDYSSALGLGGGLSPNGQPTAPSFHRDTPRIPMFPPHPPSGLSDAYRNLYTEPHFCYGSRNLLDPNMAYCGHLSVPGAGLPVSCWNVPQGGTVPSRFGNHSPHSQYSGSSFPDPPTRSRNEAPAINSPVRVFPAERSSSTRERILSYRDALKEQIQEQQERRRLEKEERERYEARLEADMKNHQPWGRGGGGAPLKDSTGNLIADLNQMHKLNEEAYINPEQWQRKTTAAMTARQPEQPDPNERVSGFTHVQTPQFARGKVFSNQPTQQQLQDQDKYKAFLKQQIEEKMRKKAEERELARLEEEKEEKRLAEQRARIQREFEEEQERKKQKEKEQKMKNEELIQQAEERKKEAERKKKDVEEKENGVLRRQYERERQARVEEVCREPSPPIPTLQKKHVPHQFTPRPPTVDSQHSTVPLSERSLSGLQSPPVPARRTQLRAACDQRDVFSELSALRRQLRSEQKRLENHLQQDDWEELDSPLSDRLGERPPVDVFDMARLRLQAPVRRPNSRNMEPRNLLQIHDSLQLKYTDAKSRLDSTEVPKLEEVGVTSMKRHNYRETYHQLSSHRSTAQDDYFDLSPTHQNDYLRSVMGRSARGSLLESESAFIDPLGNAFPVPRTPECEKTPQLSARERRRLAKQSQHPQEGAASRQCRGQHDSNTGPVDQSDDDDSPPRFSLHNMNHRSSRESAVTDSWTRPGTSDTQKCLDRPSRRERSAT, translated from the exons ATGGAGATGGATGACGAGCTGGAGAACTTCATCAGGGAGCGGAAAGCAAGAGTGGCTGAGGATAAAGCCAGGCTGGAACAAGACCCTCCTTACATGGAAATGAAG GCCAAACCCCACAGAAGTTATGAATCGACAGTCAAGGAGAACATTCCTCCCAATTCTTTTGCTCAGGGAAAAG AGGAGAGTTGCAGTATGGGTCTGCCTCTCGGTGTGGAGTACGAGAGGAAGAAACAGAGGCTGCAGCATGAGCTCCGGATGGACTACAGACGCTACATGGCTCAG caACACTTACTTGAAGACCAGACTGGCTTTCTCCCCAAACAGAGAGTCTCCTCACGCAGGAATGCAGCCACTCTAACAGAGGAGAACAAAGGCCTGCAGAGGGCGCTGCGCCTCGTCAAGGGGAAGGCCCTCTGTcctgaggaggaagacgagcAGCCACCACTGGCTCGAAGGTATCGTAACAGGCCACGGAGACCCGTGGACCAGGAGTCGGAGGAAGATGAATACTcagaggagctggagctgaTGGAGGACAGAAGGATGGGCACTGATCCTGGGTATGAGAGGAGACGAAACAATAAAACTGATGGCAG GGAGAAGAGGGAGAATCCAGCTGGCCTTGCCAGAGACGGCAGGAGATTTAAAGCACTGACCAAAAGCGATGACACTGAGTTTGCTACTGGCCTTATAATag GAGCAGATGACACAGATGAGACTCTACGGAGAAGAAAGGAGCGCTACagacaggagctgcaggaacaGATCGCTGAACAACACAGGAACAAAAAGAG GGAGAAGGATTTGGAGCTGAAAGTTGCTGCCACAGGAGCCAATGATCCTGAGAAACAG CCGGACCGAATCAGACAGTTTGGACTAAGCAGGAGAAGAAATCTTCAGGTTTTACAGCCATCGGCAACAGGAGATGGTGAATCATCACCCAGAGGTCTGTCCAACAGGGAGAGGATTGCTCTTCGAGAAAGAGAATTGCCTCCTCCTGAGCAGCCTCATGTGGCCTTCCAGTCCCCTCTACTGGACTACAGCTCTGCTCTGGGTCTGGGAGGTGGTCTGTCTCCCAACGGTCAACCTACTGCACCGTCCTTCCATAGAGACACTCCCAG AATTCCGATGTTCCCTCCACATCCTCCCTCGGGTCTCAGTGACGCCTACAGGAACCTGTACACTGAGCCCCATTTCTGCTATGGCTCCAGAAACCTGCTCGACCCAAATATGGCCTACT GTGGTCATTTGTCTGTCCCTGGTGCTGGTCTTCCCGTGTCCTGCTGGAACGTACCACAAGGTGGAACTGTGCCCAGCCGGTTTGGTAACCACAGCCCTCACAGCCAGTACAGTGGAAGCAGCTTCCCTGATCCCCCAACTCG TTCCCGAAATGAAGCTCCTGCTATCAACTCACCCGTCAGGGTTTTCCCTGCAGAGAGATCAAGTTCAACCCGAGAAAGAATCCTGAGCTACAGAGATGCTCTCAAAGAACAG ATCCAGGAGCAGCAGGAAAGGAGGCGcctggagaaggaggagagggaacGTTACGAGGCTCGGCTTGAGGCCGACATGAAGAATCACCAGCCCTGGGGccgaggtggaggaggagcgcCTCTCAAAGACAGCACTGGAAATCTCATAG CTGATCTCAACCAGATGCACAAGCTAAATGAAGAGGCCTACATCAACCCGGAGCAGTGGCAGAGGAAAACCACGGCTGCCATGACAGCACGTCAGCCAGAGCAACCTGACCCCAACGAGAGGGTCTCTG GTTTCACACACGTCCAAACTCCACAGTTTGCCAGAGGCAAAGTGTTTTCCAACCAGCCCacccagcagcagctccaggacCAGGACAAGTACAAAGCTTTCCTCAAACAGCAG ATTGAGGAGAAAATGCGTAAgaaggcagaggagagggagctggccagactggaggaggagaaagaagagaagaggctGGCGGAACAGAGAGCTCGCATCCAGAGAGAGTTTGAGGAAGaacaagagaggaaaaaacaaaaagaaaaggag CAAAAGATGAAGAATGAAGAGCTAATTCAGCAGgctgaggagaggaagaaggaagctgagaggaagaagaaggacgtggaggagaaggagaatgGAGTGCTGAGGAGGCAgtatgagagggagagacaggctCGTGTGGAGGAG GTCTGCAGGGAGCCTTCACCTCCTATTCCCACTCTGCAGAAGAAACATGTACCACACCAGTTCACCCCCAGACCTCCTACAGTTGACAGCCAGCACTcgactgtccctctgtct gaACGTTCTTTGTCTGGTCTCCAGTCTCCTCCTGTTCCTGCTCGTAGAACCCAGCTCCGAGCTGCat gcgATCAGAGGGACGTGTTTAGTGAACTGTCAGCTTTGCGTCGGCAGCTTCGCAGTGAACAGAAACGGCTGGAGAATCATCTGCAGCAGGACGACTGGGAGGAATTAGACTCTCCTCTGAGTGACAG ACTTGGGGAGCGCCCCCCGGTGGATGTGTTTGATATGGCCAGGCTGCGGCTCCAAGCTCCGGTCCGAAGACCCAACTCCAGAAACATGGAGCCCAGAAACCTGCTGCAAATCCACGACTCCCTTCAGCTCAAATACACAG ATGCTAAGTCCAGGCTGGACTCCACTGAGGTTCCTAAACTGGAGGAAGTGGGCGTGACCAGCATGAAAAGACACAACTACAGGGAAACATATCACCAGCTCAGCAGCCACAGATCGACAGCTCAGGACG ATTATTTTGACTTGTCCCCAACACATCAAAATGATTATCTG aGGAGTGTGATGGGACGATCTGCCAGAGGTTCCCTGCTGGAGTCAGAGAGTGCGTTCATTG atccTCTAGGCAATGCCTTCCCTGTGCCTCGCACGCCAGAGTGTGAGAAGACCCCGCAGCTgtcagccagagagaggaggaggctggCCAAACAGTCGCAGCATCCTCAG GAAGGAGCTGCTTCCCGTCAGTGCAGAGGTCAACACGACTCGAACACAG GACCAGTGGATCAGTCTGACGACGACGACTCCCCTCCTCGCTTTTCTCTTCACAACATGAACCATCGAAGCTCCAGGGAAAGCGCGGTCACGGATTCCTGGACGCGGCCGGGAACGTCGGACACGCAGAAGTGTTTGGACCGTCCATCGAGGAGGGAACGGTCAGCGACGTAG
- the LOC122778856 gene encoding centrosome and spindle pole associated protein 1-like isoform X3, translating to MEMDDELENFIRERKARVAEDKARLEQDPPYMEMKAKPHRSYESTVKENIPPNSFAQGKEESCSMGLPLGVEYERKKQRLQHELRMDYRRYMAQRVSSRRNAATLTEENKGLQRALRLVKGKALCPEEEDEQPPLARRYRNRPRRPVDQESEEDEYSEELELMEDRRMGTDPGYERRRNNKTDGREKRENPAGLARDGRRFKALTKSDDTEFATGLIIGADDTDETLRRRKERYRQELQEQIAEQHRNKKREKDLELKVAATGANDPEKQPDRIRQFGLSRRRNLQVLQPSATGDGESSPRGLSNRERIALRERELPPPEQPHVAFQSPLLDYSSALGLGGGLSPNGQPTAPSFHRDTPRIPMFPPHPPSGLSDAYRNLYTEPHFCYGSRNLLDPNMAYCGHLSVPGAGLPVSCWNVPQGGTVPSRFGNHSPHSQYSGSSFPDPPTRSRNEAPAINSPVRVFPAERSSSTRERILSYRDALKEQEASRRGRIELYNKIQEQQERRRLEKEERERYEARLEADMKNHQPWGRGGGGAPLKDSTGNLIADLNQMHKLNEEAYINPEQWQRKTTAAMTARQPEQPDPNERVSGFTHVQTPQFARGKVFSNQPTQQQLQDQDKYKAFLKQQIEEKMRKKAEERELARLEEEKEEKRLAEQRARIQREFEEEQERKKQKEKEQKMKNEELIQQAEERKKEAERKKKDVEEKENGVLRRQYERERQARVEEVCREPSPPIPTLQKKHVPHQFTPRPPTVDSQHSTVPLSERSLSGLQSPPVPARRTQLRAACDQRDVFSELSALRRQLRSEQKRLENHLQQDDWEELDSPLSDRLGERPPVDVFDMARLRLQAPVRRPNSRNMEPRNLLQIHDSLQLKYTDAKSRLDSTEVPKLEEVGVTSMKRHNYRETYHQLSSHRSTAQDDYFDLSPTHQNDYLRSVMGRSARGSLLESESAFIDPLGNAFPVPRTPECEKTPQLSARERRRLAKQSQHPQEGAASRQCRGQHDSNTGPVDQSDDDDSPPRFSLHNMNHRSSRESAVTDSWTRPGTSDTQKCLDRPSRRERSAT from the exons ATGGAGATGGATGACGAGCTGGAGAACTTCATCAGGGAGCGGAAAGCAAGAGTGGCTGAGGATAAAGCCAGGCTGGAACAAGACCCTCCTTACATGGAAATGAAG GCCAAACCCCACAGAAGTTATGAATCGACAGTCAAGGAGAACATTCCTCCCAATTCTTTTGCTCAGGGAAAAG AGGAGAGTTGCAGTATGGGTCTGCCTCTCGGTGTGGAGTACGAGAGGAAGAAACAGAGGCTGCAGCATGAGCTCCGGATGGACTACAGACGCTACATGGCTCAG AGAGTCTCCTCACGCAGGAATGCAGCCACTCTAACAGAGGAGAACAAAGGCCTGCAGAGGGCGCTGCGCCTCGTCAAGGGGAAGGCCCTCTGTcctgaggaggaagacgagcAGCCACCACTGGCTCGAAGGTATCGTAACAGGCCACGGAGACCCGTGGACCAGGAGTCGGAGGAAGATGAATACTcagaggagctggagctgaTGGAGGACAGAAGGATGGGCACTGATCCTGGGTATGAGAGGAGACGAAACAATAAAACTGATGGCAG GGAGAAGAGGGAGAATCCAGCTGGCCTTGCCAGAGACGGCAGGAGATTTAAAGCACTGACCAAAAGCGATGACACTGAGTTTGCTACTGGCCTTATAATag GAGCAGATGACACAGATGAGACTCTACGGAGAAGAAAGGAGCGCTACagacaggagctgcaggaacaGATCGCTGAACAACACAGGAACAAAAAGAG GGAGAAGGATTTGGAGCTGAAAGTTGCTGCCACAGGAGCCAATGATCCTGAGAAACAG CCGGACCGAATCAGACAGTTTGGACTAAGCAGGAGAAGAAATCTTCAGGTTTTACAGCCATCGGCAACAGGAGATGGTGAATCATCACCCAGAGGTCTGTCCAACAGGGAGAGGATTGCTCTTCGAGAAAGAGAATTGCCTCCTCCTGAGCAGCCTCATGTGGCCTTCCAGTCCCCTCTACTGGACTACAGCTCTGCTCTGGGTCTGGGAGGTGGTCTGTCTCCCAACGGTCAACCTACTGCACCGTCCTTCCATAGAGACACTCCCAG AATTCCGATGTTCCCTCCACATCCTCCCTCGGGTCTCAGTGACGCCTACAGGAACCTGTACACTGAGCCCCATTTCTGCTATGGCTCCAGAAACCTGCTCGACCCAAATATGGCCTACT GTGGTCATTTGTCTGTCCCTGGTGCTGGTCTTCCCGTGTCCTGCTGGAACGTACCACAAGGTGGAACTGTGCCCAGCCGGTTTGGTAACCACAGCCCTCACAGCCAGTACAGTGGAAGCAGCTTCCCTGATCCCCCAACTCG TTCCCGAAATGAAGCTCCTGCTATCAACTCACCCGTCAGGGTTTTCCCTGCAGAGAGATCAAGTTCAACCCGAGAAAGAATCCTGAGCTACAGAGATGCTCTCAAAGAACAG GAAGCTTCCAGAAGAGGGCGCATCGAGCTTTACAACAAG ATCCAGGAGCAGCAGGAAAGGAGGCGcctggagaaggaggagagggaacGTTACGAGGCTCGGCTTGAGGCCGACATGAAGAATCACCAGCCCTGGGGccgaggtggaggaggagcgcCTCTCAAAGACAGCACTGGAAATCTCATAG CTGATCTCAACCAGATGCACAAGCTAAATGAAGAGGCCTACATCAACCCGGAGCAGTGGCAGAGGAAAACCACGGCTGCCATGACAGCACGTCAGCCAGAGCAACCTGACCCCAACGAGAGGGTCTCTG GTTTCACACACGTCCAAACTCCACAGTTTGCCAGAGGCAAAGTGTTTTCCAACCAGCCCacccagcagcagctccaggacCAGGACAAGTACAAAGCTTTCCTCAAACAGCAG ATTGAGGAGAAAATGCGTAAgaaggcagaggagagggagctggccagactggaggaggagaaagaagagaagaggctGGCGGAACAGAGAGCTCGCATCCAGAGAGAGTTTGAGGAAGaacaagagaggaaaaaacaaaaagaaaaggag CAAAAGATGAAGAATGAAGAGCTAATTCAGCAGgctgaggagaggaagaaggaagctgagaggaagaagaaggacgtggaggagaaggagaatgGAGTGCTGAGGAGGCAgtatgagagggagagacaggctCGTGTGGAGGAG GTCTGCAGGGAGCCTTCACCTCCTATTCCCACTCTGCAGAAGAAACATGTACCACACCAGTTCACCCCCAGACCTCCTACAGTTGACAGCCAGCACTcgactgtccctctgtct gaACGTTCTTTGTCTGGTCTCCAGTCTCCTCCTGTTCCTGCTCGTAGAACCCAGCTCCGAGCTGCat gcgATCAGAGGGACGTGTTTAGTGAACTGTCAGCTTTGCGTCGGCAGCTTCGCAGTGAACAGAAACGGCTGGAGAATCATCTGCAGCAGGACGACTGGGAGGAATTAGACTCTCCTCTGAGTGACAG ACTTGGGGAGCGCCCCCCGGTGGATGTGTTTGATATGGCCAGGCTGCGGCTCCAAGCTCCGGTCCGAAGACCCAACTCCAGAAACATGGAGCCCAGAAACCTGCTGCAAATCCACGACTCCCTTCAGCTCAAATACACAG ATGCTAAGTCCAGGCTGGACTCCACTGAGGTTCCTAAACTGGAGGAAGTGGGCGTGACCAGCATGAAAAGACACAACTACAGGGAAACATATCACCAGCTCAGCAGCCACAGATCGACAGCTCAGGACG ATTATTTTGACTTGTCCCCAACACATCAAAATGATTATCTG aGGAGTGTGATGGGACGATCTGCCAGAGGTTCCCTGCTGGAGTCAGAGAGTGCGTTCATTG atccTCTAGGCAATGCCTTCCCTGTGCCTCGCACGCCAGAGTGTGAGAAGACCCCGCAGCTgtcagccagagagaggaggaggctggCCAAACAGTCGCAGCATCCTCAG GAAGGAGCTGCTTCCCGTCAGTGCAGAGGTCAACACGACTCGAACACAG GACCAGTGGATCAGTCTGACGACGACGACTCCCCTCCTCGCTTTTCTCTTCACAACATGAACCATCGAAGCTCCAGGGAAAGCGCGGTCACGGATTCCTGGACGCGGCCGGGAACGTCGGACACGCAGAAGTGTTTGGACCGTCCATCGAGGAGGGAACGGTCAGCGACGTAG
- the LOC122778856 gene encoding centrosome and spindle pole-associated protein 1-like isoform X1, translating to MEMDDELENFIRERKARVAEDKARLEQDPPYMEMKAKPHRSYESTVKENIPPNSFAQGKEESCSMGLPLGVEYERKKQRLQHELRMDYRRYMAQQHLLEDQTGFLPKQRVSSRRNAATLTEENKGLQRALRLVKGKALCPEEEDEQPPLARRYRNRPRRPVDQESEEDEYSEELELMEDRRMGTDPGYERRRNNKTDGREKRENPAGLARDGRRFKALTKSDDTEFATGLIIGADDTDETLRRRKERYRQELQEQIAEQHRNKKREKDLELKVAATGANDPEKQPDRIRQFGLSRRRNLQVLQPSATGDGESSPRGLSNRERIALRERELPPPEQPHVAFQSPLLDYSSALGLGGGLSPNGQPTAPSFHRDTPRIPMFPPHPPSGLSDAYRNLYTEPHFCYGSRNLLDPNMAYCGHLSVPGAGLPVSCWNVPQGGTVPSRFGNHSPHSQYSGSSFPDPPTRSRNEAPAINSPVRVFPAERSSSTRERILSYRDALKEQEASRRGRIELYNKIQEQQERRRLEKEERERYEARLEADMKNHQPWGRGGGGAPLKDSTGNLIADLNQMHKLNEEAYINPEQWQRKTTAAMTARQPEQPDPNERVSGFTHVQTPQFARGKVFSNQPTQQQLQDQDKYKAFLKQQIEEKMRKKAEERELARLEEEKEEKRLAEQRARIQREFEEEQERKKQKEKEQKMKNEELIQQAEERKKEAERKKKDVEEKENGVLRRQYERERQARVEEVCREPSPPIPTLQKKHVPHQFTPRPPTVDSQHSTVPLSERSLSGLQSPPVPARRTQLRAACDQRDVFSELSALRRQLRSEQKRLENHLQQDDWEELDSPLSDRLGERPPVDVFDMARLRLQAPVRRPNSRNMEPRNLLQIHDSLQLKYTDAKSRLDSTEVPKLEEVGVTSMKRHNYRETYHQLSSHRSTAQDDYFDLSPTHQNDYLRSVMGRSARGSLLESESAFIDPLGNAFPVPRTPECEKTPQLSARERRRLAKQSQHPQEGAASRQCRGQHDSNTGPVDQSDDDDSPPRFSLHNMNHRSSRESAVTDSWTRPGTSDTQKCLDRPSRRERSAT from the exons ATGGAGATGGATGACGAGCTGGAGAACTTCATCAGGGAGCGGAAAGCAAGAGTGGCTGAGGATAAAGCCAGGCTGGAACAAGACCCTCCTTACATGGAAATGAAG GCCAAACCCCACAGAAGTTATGAATCGACAGTCAAGGAGAACATTCCTCCCAATTCTTTTGCTCAGGGAAAAG AGGAGAGTTGCAGTATGGGTCTGCCTCTCGGTGTGGAGTACGAGAGGAAGAAACAGAGGCTGCAGCATGAGCTCCGGATGGACTACAGACGCTACATGGCTCAG caACACTTACTTGAAGACCAGACTGGCTTTCTCCCCAAACAGAGAGTCTCCTCACGCAGGAATGCAGCCACTCTAACAGAGGAGAACAAAGGCCTGCAGAGGGCGCTGCGCCTCGTCAAGGGGAAGGCCCTCTGTcctgaggaggaagacgagcAGCCACCACTGGCTCGAAGGTATCGTAACAGGCCACGGAGACCCGTGGACCAGGAGTCGGAGGAAGATGAATACTcagaggagctggagctgaTGGAGGACAGAAGGATGGGCACTGATCCTGGGTATGAGAGGAGACGAAACAATAAAACTGATGGCAG GGAGAAGAGGGAGAATCCAGCTGGCCTTGCCAGAGACGGCAGGAGATTTAAAGCACTGACCAAAAGCGATGACACTGAGTTTGCTACTGGCCTTATAATag GAGCAGATGACACAGATGAGACTCTACGGAGAAGAAAGGAGCGCTACagacaggagctgcaggaacaGATCGCTGAACAACACAGGAACAAAAAGAG GGAGAAGGATTTGGAGCTGAAAGTTGCTGCCACAGGAGCCAATGATCCTGAGAAACAG CCGGACCGAATCAGACAGTTTGGACTAAGCAGGAGAAGAAATCTTCAGGTTTTACAGCCATCGGCAACAGGAGATGGTGAATCATCACCCAGAGGTCTGTCCAACAGGGAGAGGATTGCTCTTCGAGAAAGAGAATTGCCTCCTCCTGAGCAGCCTCATGTGGCCTTCCAGTCCCCTCTACTGGACTACAGCTCTGCTCTGGGTCTGGGAGGTGGTCTGTCTCCCAACGGTCAACCTACTGCACCGTCCTTCCATAGAGACACTCCCAG AATTCCGATGTTCCCTCCACATCCTCCCTCGGGTCTCAGTGACGCCTACAGGAACCTGTACACTGAGCCCCATTTCTGCTATGGCTCCAGAAACCTGCTCGACCCAAATATGGCCTACT GTGGTCATTTGTCTGTCCCTGGTGCTGGTCTTCCCGTGTCCTGCTGGAACGTACCACAAGGTGGAACTGTGCCCAGCCGGTTTGGTAACCACAGCCCTCACAGCCAGTACAGTGGAAGCAGCTTCCCTGATCCCCCAACTCG TTCCCGAAATGAAGCTCCTGCTATCAACTCACCCGTCAGGGTTTTCCCTGCAGAGAGATCAAGTTCAACCCGAGAAAGAATCCTGAGCTACAGAGATGCTCTCAAAGAACAG GAAGCTTCCAGAAGAGGGCGCATCGAGCTTTACAACAAG ATCCAGGAGCAGCAGGAAAGGAGGCGcctggagaaggaggagagggaacGTTACGAGGCTCGGCTTGAGGCCGACATGAAGAATCACCAGCCCTGGGGccgaggtggaggaggagcgcCTCTCAAAGACAGCACTGGAAATCTCATAG CTGATCTCAACCAGATGCACAAGCTAAATGAAGAGGCCTACATCAACCCGGAGCAGTGGCAGAGGAAAACCACGGCTGCCATGACAGCACGTCAGCCAGAGCAACCTGACCCCAACGAGAGGGTCTCTG GTTTCACACACGTCCAAACTCCACAGTTTGCCAGAGGCAAAGTGTTTTCCAACCAGCCCacccagcagcagctccaggacCAGGACAAGTACAAAGCTTTCCTCAAACAGCAG ATTGAGGAGAAAATGCGTAAgaaggcagaggagagggagctggccagactggaggaggagaaagaagagaagaggctGGCGGAACAGAGAGCTCGCATCCAGAGAGAGTTTGAGGAAGaacaagagaggaaaaaacaaaaagaaaaggag CAAAAGATGAAGAATGAAGAGCTAATTCAGCAGgctgaggagaggaagaaggaagctgagaggaagaagaaggacgtggaggagaaggagaatgGAGTGCTGAGGAGGCAgtatgagagggagagacaggctCGTGTGGAGGAG GTCTGCAGGGAGCCTTCACCTCCTATTCCCACTCTGCAGAAGAAACATGTACCACACCAGTTCACCCCCAGACCTCCTACAGTTGACAGCCAGCACTcgactgtccctctgtct gaACGTTCTTTGTCTGGTCTCCAGTCTCCTCCTGTTCCTGCTCGTAGAACCCAGCTCCGAGCTGCat gcgATCAGAGGGACGTGTTTAGTGAACTGTCAGCTTTGCGTCGGCAGCTTCGCAGTGAACAGAAACGGCTGGAGAATCATCTGCAGCAGGACGACTGGGAGGAATTAGACTCTCCTCTGAGTGACAG ACTTGGGGAGCGCCCCCCGGTGGATGTGTTTGATATGGCCAGGCTGCGGCTCCAAGCTCCGGTCCGAAGACCCAACTCCAGAAACATGGAGCCCAGAAACCTGCTGCAAATCCACGACTCCCTTCAGCTCAAATACACAG ATGCTAAGTCCAGGCTGGACTCCACTGAGGTTCCTAAACTGGAGGAAGTGGGCGTGACCAGCATGAAAAGACACAACTACAGGGAAACATATCACCAGCTCAGCAGCCACAGATCGACAGCTCAGGACG ATTATTTTGACTTGTCCCCAACACATCAAAATGATTATCTG aGGAGTGTGATGGGACGATCTGCCAGAGGTTCCCTGCTGGAGTCAGAGAGTGCGTTCATTG atccTCTAGGCAATGCCTTCCCTGTGCCTCGCACGCCAGAGTGTGAGAAGACCCCGCAGCTgtcagccagagagaggaggaggctggCCAAACAGTCGCAGCATCCTCAG GAAGGAGCTGCTTCCCGTCAGTGCAGAGGTCAACACGACTCGAACACAG GACCAGTGGATCAGTCTGACGACGACGACTCCCCTCCTCGCTTTTCTCTTCACAACATGAACCATCGAAGCTCCAGGGAAAGCGCGGTCACGGATTCCTGGACGCGGCCGGGAACGTCGGACACGCAGAAGTGTTTGGACCGTCCATCGAGGAGGGAACGGTCAGCGACGTAG